CTCAAGTTGGCAACGGGCTGGATATTTTGCATTGTGTGATGTTTCCTAATCCCGAATATGCTTTGCCCATATTTGGAGCTGATATTGTTGGTGGTCGTGGTGGAGCAATTAGTGCTGCGATCGCTGATCTTTCGCCTGTAAATACCGAGCGATCGCTCCCAGTTGTATACAATCTAGCCTTGTCTGCATTACCTGATCTCAACTTCTCGCAGCCCCGTGCTTTGCCAGAATGGGCAGATATTTTCTCGGAATTTTGTTTGTTTGTGCGTCCAATGGGTGCACTGGAAGAGCAAGCATTTTTGCAACGAGTGGGAGACTTTTTGACGATCCATTGCCAAATAGCCAGTGCAACCAAGCCTCTGACTTCTGATCTTGAAGTGGCAAGCTCGATCGCTGGTCAGCAATATTATTGCGAAAAGCAACAACAAAACGACAAAACTCGTCGGGTGCTAGAAAAATCCTTTGGCACAGAATGGGCTGATCGCTACATGACCACGATGTTATTTGATTCGGTTGCATAAAGTATTTGCCGCTTTTTTCACGGCAAATACTTTATGCAAACATTTTTAGCTGATCGATCAAGCAATCAAAATATGGAGCTAATTCAGATTTTTGTTCTGATTCCAAACGTTTTAAACTTGCAGTCTTAATCCCCTCTAAACCCACAACCATAGCATCTAGCGGTACTTGTAACTCTTGATACAACAGGTTCATATATTGCAAACCCTCTGCACTTAGATAGTCAGTACGCTGTTCGGCGATGCCGTAAGTAATGCACCGCAAAAAATGCCAGAAATCTCGCCAGCAAGCATTTGCTCTCTCAGCAGGATATAACCCGCCGCCTTCTTGGGTGATTTTGGGAAATGCCTGTAAAACCTCGGCTCTGGCTTCGTCGATGATGTCATTAACGCGATCGCGCAGAAGCTGCACAATAGGAATAAACTTTGCGATCGCTGGAGCAAGCTCTTGCATCTGTTGTAAATCTTGATCCGTAAGATAGCGACTTTGATCATCGGCAGCT
The Pseudanabaena sp. BC1403 genome window above contains:
- a CDS encoding phycocyanobilin:ferredoxin oxidoreductase, with protein sequence MPASLRNRQHALICQLAECIEKVWQTNLELSPYRVPEGLGYIEGHLEGEKLVIENLCYQAPQFRKLHLELAQVGNGLDILHCVMFPNPEYALPIFGADIVGGRGGAISAAIADLSPVNTERSLPVVYNLALSALPDLNFSQPRALPEWADIFSEFCLFVRPMGALEEQAFLQRVGDFLTIHCQIASATKPLTSDLEVASSIAGQQYYCEKQQQNDKTRRVLEKSFGTEWADRYMTTMLFDSVA
- a CDS encoding phycobilisome protein: MSQFQLSDKVRELIKKSRIVSFTNLQDAYPIEVIQCLQAADDQSRYLTDQDLQQMQELAPAIAKFIPIVQLLRDRVNDIIDEARAEVLQAFPKITQEGGGLYPAERANACWRDFWHFLRCITYGIAEQRTDYLSAEGLQYMNLLYQELQVPLDAMVVGLEGIKTASLKRLESEQKSELAPYFDCLIDQLKMFA